The Candidatus Roseilinea sp. sequence GTAATGTCGCGCCGGGCGACGCCGATGTGACCGGCGAAGCCGGTGGGGGCATCGGTCAAAGCGCTCACGCCTGGATCAGCCGGGCGAATCGCCGCTTGCCCACTTGCAGGATTTGTGGCGGGTCAGGGATCTCGCTGGCGTCGGAAACCGTGCGCCCATCGAGATACACGCCGCCGCCGGTGATCAATCGCCTGGCTTCGCCCTTGGATGCGGCGAACTTGAGCGCGACGATGACATCTACGATGTTCATGCCGGGCCTCACAGCAAACTCCGGCATCTCGTCGGGCAGCGCCTTCTTTTGAAAGACGGATACGAAGTGCGCTTCGGCCCGCTCGGCGGCTTGCGGATCGTGGAAGATGCTGACGATCTCGCGCGCCAGTTCCATCTTCACATCGCGCGGGTTCACGCCACCGGCCAGGCGTCGCCTCACGTCCTCGATCATGGCAGGCGTGTAGCGCGTGGCCAGCTCGAAGTAGGGGATGAGCGCGCTGTCGGGGATGGACATCACTTTGCCATACATATCTTCCGGCGGGGCCAAGATGGGGATATGGTTGCCCAGCGACTTGGACATCTTGACGACCCCGTCGGTGCCGGGCAGGATGCCCAGGATGATGCCGATCTGCGGACGTTGGCCCATGGCCTCTTGGAGCTTGCGGCCGGCGGTGATGATGTTGAACAATTGATCACTGCCGCCTATCTGCACGTCGGTTTCCAGCGCCACAGCGTCGTAGGCTTGCATCAAGGCGTAGAACGTCTCGTGGAGGTAGATCGGCTCGCCCTTCTCCAATCGCAGCGCAAAGTTCTCGCGCGTCATGAACTGTTGCACGGTGAAGTTTTGGGCGATCTGGATCAGCTCCAGGAATGATAGCTTGCTCAACCATTCGGCGTTGTAGCGCACACGGGTCTTTTGGCGGTCGAGGATCTTGAACGCCTGTTCGGCGTAGGTGCGCGCGTTGGCTTCCACCTGTTCGGCGGTGAGCATCGGGCGCAGCCGGTCTTTGTCGGACGGATCGCCCAGCAGGCTGGTGTAGTTGCCGATGAGAAAGGTGACTTCGTGCCCCAGCTCCTGGAACTGCCGCAACTTGCGCATGGGGATGGTGTGGCCGAGGTGCAGGTCGCTGGTGCGCGGGTCGAAGCCGCAATACACGCGCAACGGCCGACCTTCTTTCAGCCGCTCGCGCAGCTCGCTGGCCATGTGGCGCGCCAGCGTCTCGTCGCCATAATCGGTGCCCTGCATCAGCAGGGCGACCTGTTCGTCTAGCGACAGCGATGTGGATGCAATTGTCATCGCGGCGATTATACGAAGGGGCACGTGGGCATAGGTAAGATGGATTGTGGGTTGCCTGTGGCGCGTTATCTGTTGAGGGGCCGGCCTACAATGGCCGGCGAGTTGAGACTTTCCGATTCACGCGCAGCGGTCGTTGCCCTGCTCTTCGTAGCTTTTATCCTGCGCAGCGCCAACCTGACCGGCGAAAGCCTCTGGCGCGACGAGGTGGACTCGGTGCGGTTTGCATTCGCGCCGCTGAGCGATCTCGTCGCACGATTCACCGCGAACGGCTTCAATGGCCCGCTCTATCACCTGATCGTGCGCGGCTGGCTGTCGTCGGCCGGCGTGAGCGATTTTGCGCTGCGCTACTTGTCGGTGATCGGCGGC is a genomic window containing:
- the tyrS gene encoding tyrosine--tRNA ligase, which translates into the protein MTIASTSLSLDEQVALLMQGTDYGDETLARHMASELRERLKEGRPLRVYCGFDPRTSDLHLGHTIPMRKLRQFQELGHEVTFLIGNYTSLLGDPSDKDRLRPMLTAEQVEANARTYAEQAFKILDRQKTRVRYNAEWLSKLSFLELIQIAQNFTVQQFMTRENFALRLEKGEPIYLHETFYALMQAYDAVALETDVQIGGSDQLFNIITAGRKLQEAMGQRPQIGIILGILPGTDGVVKMSKSLGNHIPILAPPEDMYGKVMSIPDSALIPYFELATRYTPAMIEDVRRRLAGGVNPRDVKMELAREIVSIFHDPQAAERAEAHFVSVFQKKALPDEMPEFAVRPGMNIVDVIVALKFAASKGEARRLITGGGVYLDGRTVSDASEIPDPPQILQVGKRRFARLIQA